In a single window of the Panthera leo isolate Ple1 chromosome A1, P.leo_Ple1_pat1.1, whole genome shotgun sequence genome:
- the LOC122216049 gene encoding putative olfactory receptor 2W6: protein METANESTGGDFILVGFSERPKLELILSLFVLMFYTITLVGNVTIILLSILDAGLHTPMYFFLRNLSVLDLCFTTSIVPQMLVNMWGGNKKISYAGCMVQYWVALALGSTECVLLAVMAVDRYVAVCWPLHYTSIMHPRLCHLLAAASWSSGFANSFLQSSMAMVLPRCGNRRVDHFFCELLIIVKLSCVDTGPTESKMFIARLIILGMPISIILTTYLCIARAVVKMRSAEGRKKAFRTCASHLMVVSLFYGTIMFLYLQPKDNYSQDQSKALAVLYMILAPTLNPLVYTLRNKDVKKAVRSLMGMEQV from the coding sequence ATGGAAACAGCTAatgagagcacaggtggggaTTTCATCTTAGTGGGCTTCTCTGAGCGGCCCAAGTTAGAgctgatcctctctctctttgtcctgaTGTTCTACACTATAACTCTTGTGGGCAACGTGACCATAATCCTACTCTCTATCCTGGACGCTGGACTTCATacacccatgtacttcttcctcagaAACCTCTCTGTGCTTGACCTCTGCTTCACCACCAGCATTGTGCCCCAGATGCTGGTGAACATGTGGGGAGGTAACAAAAAGATCAGCTATGCTGGCTGCATGGTCCAGTACTGGGTGGCCTTGGCACTTGGCTCCACAGAGTGTGTGCTCCTTGCGGTGATGGCAGTTGATCGCTATGTTGCAGTTTGCTGGCCTCTACACTATACCTCCATCATGCACCCCAGGCTGTGTCACCTCCTGGCAGCAGCTTCCTGGTCCTCTGGTTTTGCTAACTCCTTTCTCCAGTCCTCAATGGCCATGGTGCTGCCTCGATGTGGAAACCGGCGTGTGGACCATTTCTTCTGTGAACTATTGATCATTGTTAAACTCTCCTGCGTTGATACTGGCCCGACAGAATCTAAAATGTTTATTGCCCGGCTAATCATCCTAGGCATGCCTATCTCCATCATCCTGACCACTTACCTGTGCATCGCCAGGGCAGTAGTAAAAATGCGCtcagcagagggaaggaaaaaggcctTTAGGACCTGTGCCTCCCACCTAATGGTAGTCTCACTCTTCTATGGGACCATTATGTTTTTGTATCTGCAGCCCAAGGACAACTACTCCCAGGACCAGAGCAAAGCACTGGCAGTGCTTTACATGATTCTTGCACCCACACTCAACCCTCTGGTCTACACACTGAGGaataaggatgtgaagaaagCAGTCAGGAGCTTGATGGGGATGGAGCAGGTATAG